One genomic window of Paenisporosarcina antarctica includes the following:
- a CDS encoding MHYT domain-containing protein — MFHVSRRKRGLWLIVGSLTMGGGIWALHFIGMLAYMPATINYNIMTLSISFAISVFSSFITLLIVSQDKISENNFIFGCFIMAGSLVGMHYSGLKSIHMNADISYNPLILLLSVLFAFIPSVIFL, encoded by the coding sequence ATGTTTCATGTAAGCAGACGTAAAAGGGGATTGTGGTTAATTGTTGGTTCTTTAACAATGGGTGGAGGAATTTGGGCATTGCATTTTATTGGAATGCTTGCGTATATGCCCGCCACTATTAATTACAACATCATGACTTTAAGTATTTCTTTTGCTATTTCCGTTTTTTCATCATTCATTACTTTATTGATTGTTTCCCAAGATAAGATAAGTGAAAATAATTTTATTTTTGGTTGTTTTATTATGGCGGGCAGTCTTGTAGGCATGCATTACAGTGGGCTGAAATCTATCCATATGAACGCCGACATTTCTTATAACCCGTTAATACTTCTACTATCAGTTCTTTTTGCATTTATTCCATCTGTCATTTTTTTATAA
- a CDS encoding helix-turn-helix domain-containing protein, translating to MTSGGRLKNLRLERRFTMQEVAIKIGLAKSSYAGYEGGYRNPPVDKLIALAQLFQVSTDFILGLTDIPDPVNSLHKKHLYWEGILLNEKELAIIQQVVELLVNKTQESRKTKNVQMNIG from the coding sequence ATGACTTCTGGAGGACGCCTTAAAAACCTTCGCTTGGAACGAAGGTTCACTATGCAAGAAGTTGCCATCAAAATTGGACTGGCCAAATCCTCTTATGCGGGTTACGAAGGAGGGTATAGAAATCCTCCCGTCGATAAATTGATAGCTTTAGCTCAGCTTTTTCAAGTTTCGACGGATTTCATTCTTGGACTAACGGATATTCCGGACCCTGTTAACTCTCTTCATAAGAAGCACCTATATTGGGAGGGGATTCTCTTAAATGAAAAGGAATTAGCAATAATTCAACAGGTTGTTGAATTATTGGTTAATAAGACTCAAGAATCTCGCAAAACAAAAAATGTACAAATGAATATCGGATAA
- the surE gene encoding 5'/3'-nucleotidase SurE: MTNDDGVFSPGLAAIVEVLQQYGEVNVVCPNQDKSAAGHSITLLKPLYVNETSVFGEEVKAWTVNGTPADCVKMALEVLLPNEIDLVVSGMNMGSNTGRDIYYSGTIAGAREASFFKIPAIAVSLDIFNEDLTDFSSSKKLFSNVLETILSKQHTSNLLLNINIPHIDESQYKGIRFAELDYSIHQYKLNEVNEPSGPVYYLLKDHQMQLPLTTSTSDIILLQQGFITVTPLEVRLTDQNYTNEIESFSSFSTLATYESEGRNPFSIKTS, encoded by the coding sequence GTGACGAATGATGATGGGGTATTTTCTCCCGGTTTAGCTGCAATCGTTGAGGTTTTGCAACAGTATGGGGAAGTAAATGTTGTTTGTCCTAATCAAGATAAAAGTGCAGCGGGTCATTCAATTACACTTTTGAAACCTTTATACGTTAATGAAACAAGTGTTTTCGGTGAAGAAGTGAAGGCATGGACGGTAAATGGAACACCTGCGGACTGTGTGAAGATGGCACTCGAAGTGTTATTACCGAACGAAATTGATTTAGTTGTTTCTGGCATGAACATGGGATCGAATACGGGACGGGATATCTATTATTCAGGGACAATAGCTGGAGCTCGGGAAGCGTCATTTTTCAAAATACCAGCCATTGCCGTATCGTTAGATATTTTTAATGAAGATCTTACTGATTTTAGCTCGTCAAAAAAACTTTTCTCGAATGTATTAGAAACAATATTGAGTAAACAGCATACTTCTAATCTTTTACTTAATATTAACATTCCTCACATCGATGAATCACAGTACAAAGGAATAAGGTTTGCGGAGTTAGATTATAGTATTCATCAATATAAACTTAACGAAGTGAACGAACCAAGTGGTCCAGTTTATTATTTATTGAAAGACCACCAAATGCAACTCCCGTTAACTACTTCCACAAGTGATATTATATTGCTTCAACAAGGCTTTATTACGGTGACGCCTTTAGAAGTTCGCCTGACGGATCAAAACTATACAAATGAAATTGAAAGTTTTTCAAGCTTTAGCACTTTGGCCACATATGAAAGTGAAGGAAGAAATCCATTTTCCATTAAAACATCATAG